CCCATACGGACAAAGGCAGAAAGAACACGGCGCTATACGCACCCAGGCTTAGAACATTGGCTATTCGCATACAGTTTCTCCTGGCGTTACGGCATACCAAGCAAAGAAACAGCCAGAGCAAGATCATGAAGCGGCTCGTCCGGAGTAGGACGACAACTCCGAGAGGAAAAACGCCGGGCTTACAACAACTGTTTTCTTACTACTGATACATCGATTTATTTACAGCTAAATTTAATGATTAACATTTCGAAACGGATTCTAGAATACGAATATACCTAAGTATGTCAAGCATGAGATCGGCCTGACAACACAAGAATGTGTGATCAGTCGCAACGATAAACCCCTACTTATTATGGAACTCCAAAACGGATTACGTAGGTCCCGGAATCATCGCATTCTCTGTAGTCCTAATGCCTACGTAGACAGAGCGTTCAGCATGACCGGAACAGGGGTGTGGAAATCCATTCGCAACGTTTATTGGATAACCGCAAACAAGATTTACCGCTTGGAGGGAATTCCCGGGTAATACGTTTTGTGGAAATTGGAGCGGGTGAAGGGAATCGAACCCTCGTCATCAGCTTGGGAAGCTGAGGTAATGCCATTATACGACACCCGCTTGAACCGCGCAGAGTTTACTTGAAAAACAGCCATCAAGGAAATACGCGGCGCTGCCAAATCAAAATCGGCATCAATAAAGCAGTGTCGCGCCATCTTACCCCCAGCTTTCGATAGAAGCACAAACCACTACACAGCCCACAGGGATTGCTGCTCGCAGGAAGGCCTGGAACAAAGCCAAGGCAGCGAGCAACAATTAAAAGAACAAATTTAGTGGGATGTACCGGAATCCGCTGATGCGACGGCAGCCAAAACACCTACTGTAACCGCACCGACAAGCACCATGGTAGTGGTACTCATGGCCGCCCCGGCACTGCCGGCATGACCGGCAACAGCATCATCCGTCTGAACCACAGGCGGTGAATTGATGGCGCCGGCACCGATTGCCGCAGCCAGTTGGATTTCCTCCCCGGCAAAAACGGTTTGAACACTTGTAACTAAAAGAAAAATAACTGGAAATATTACTTTTTGCATTGCCCCTACTCTCACTTCTGTAAAACCCAAGACTTGAATATGCCCTGAGCAAAAAATAATGTCAAATGGGACGTTTGAACGCCTGTGGATTTACGGTATATTCCGCCAAATTCTACGGATTAAGGAAGAGCCCCCTGTGAGCGAAACAATCTACTTAGGCGCCAACCCGCAAATCGGTTCCAGTGTTTCTTTGGCACTGCCCATGGCCAATCGCCACGGCTTAGTGGCCGGAGCCACGGGCACCGGTAAAACGGTGACATTACAAACCCTGGCGGAGGGGTTTTCCCAAGCCGGCGTACCTGTATTTCTGGCAGATGTAAAAGGAGACCTATCCGGTATGGCTCTGCCTGGCCAGGCACATGCGAAAATATCCCAACGGGTAGAGCAATTGGGCCTCAAGGACTACCGTCAACGCCCTTTCCCTGTTGTTTTTTGGGATTTATTCAACCGGCAGGGGCATCCCATTCGGGCCACAGTTTCGGACATGGGACCGGCTTTATTGGCCAATCTACTGCAATTGAATGACACCCAGAGTGGTATCCTGCAAGTCATCTTTAAAATAGCGGATGATGAGGGCCTGTTGTTGTTAGACAGCAAGGACTTACGCGCGCTGTTAAGCTGGGTCATAGAAAACAGCAAGGAACTGAAGTCTGAGTACGGTAGTTTGAGCAGCAGCAGTGTGGCCGCGATTCAACGCAAACTCCTTGCTCTGGAACAACAGGGCGCCGAACAGTTTTTTGGCGAACCGCAAGTGGAATTGCGCGACCTCATGCAAACGGATTTCTCCGGCAATGGTGTCATCAGCATCCTGGATGCCACAGATCTCATGCAACAACCCAAACTGTATGCCATGTTTCTGCTGTGGTTGATTGCGGAAATGTTTGAACAATTACCGGAAGCCGGTGATACAGACAAACCCAAGTTAGTGTTTTTTTTTGATGAAGCGCATTTATTATTTGAAGATGCACCTAAAGAACTGAGTGATAAAATCGAGCAAGTGGTTCGACTGATTCGCTCCAAGGGCGTAGGCATCTACTTTGTCACTCAAAGCCCGTTGGATATACCGGAAAACATCCTGGGACAATTGGGTAATCGGGTACAGCACGCGTTACGGGCATTTACCCCCAAAGATCAAAAAGCCGTTCGTGCTGCAGCACAAACCTTCCGAACCAACCCCAAGCTGAATACGGAAACGGCAATCACTGAGTTGGGTGTAGGCGAAGCACTGGTGTCCGTGCTGGACCCCAAGGGTACTCCCACTCCAGTAGAGCGCATCCTCATTTGCCCGCCCCAATCTCAAATCGGCCCATTAACGGCGGAACAGCGACAACAACAGTTACAGAAGTCACCGTTTAAAGGCCGTTATGATGCCGTGATAGACCGGGAGTCCGCCTACGAACGACTCAAACAAAGAGCCGAATCCACTCATCCGGAGCGACAAGCGACAGCCACTCGACCCCGCGGCCGTCCGCGCCAAAGCGTGTTTGAGGCCATGGCCAAGAGCGCGGCCCGGGCCATCGGCAGCTCTCTGGGCCGACAACTGGTCCGAGGACTGCTGGGATCCCTGCTGAAATAAATAACGATACGTGAATTCACAGCCAGGACAGATCATTTGTAAATTAATTGTTTGCAGTGTTGCTCTAAACATAGCCATATTGGACTCGATATATCCCTAAGCGATAACAATCTTGAGGTCCAATATGAAAATGCGTTTTCTGATGTTTGCTCTGCTCACCTTGATTTGCGCACCGAGTTTTGGCGCCGGTGGTGGTGGTGGCAATTCCTTATACCTGCCTCTGGGCTCGCCCTTTGTTGTCAATATCAAAGACCATTCCGGTATTCGATTTCTACAAATCACCTCAGAGGCCAGACTCACTGACCCCGCTGTAGGTGATGAAGTTAAGCATCACATGGCTTTAATCCGCCATATTATGATCATGTTGTTTAGCCAACAAACACCACAGAGCATTGGCAATCTGGAAGGGAAAGAAAAGTTGCGCGAGCAAACCCTGGCGGCGGTACAAACTGCATTACAGGAAGAAACCGGTAAAGATCTCATTGAAAACATTTATTTTACCGGTTTTGTCGTTCAGTAATTCCCGTTCTACCCCAAAACACGGCGGCAGCTGTTAACGCAGTTGCCGCCGTAATATTTTACCCACATTGGATTTGGGCAGAGAATCGATAAATTCCACCTGTTTGGGAACCTTGTAGGCGGTCAAACCCTGCTTGCAATGTTCACGAATTTGGTTTTCTGTTAAGGCGGGATCTTTCTTGACCACAAATGCCTTCACCACCTCTCCGGATTTTTCATCCGGCACACCGATAACCGCAACCTCCAGTACCCCCGGATGTTCCACAATAACGCTTTCCACTTCGTTAGGATAAACGTTAAAACCGGAAACCAGGATCATGTCATCCTTACGTTCCAGAATTTGCACATAACCATTTTCATCCATAGTACTCATATCGCCGGTATGGAACCAGCCGTCATCCTTAAGTACTTTCGCCGTCTGTTCCGGTCGTCCCAGGTAACCTTGCATCACTTGCGGTCCCCGCACACAAAGCTCACCCGGCTCACCCGGCGCTAACATATTCCCTTGATCATCCTGTATGGAGCACTCCGTTGAGGGAATAGGCAAACCGATTTTACCGTTGTATTGCGCCATATCGATAGGATTGATACACACAGCCGGCGAGGTTTCGGTCAAACCATAAGCTTCCACCAACACATCGCCGGTCACTTCTTTCCAGCGTTCCGCTACCGCGCGCTGCACGGCCATACCTCCACCCAGAGTGATTTTTAACTTGGAAAAATCCAGCTGCGCAAACCCCGGTGTATTCAGCAAGGCGTTAAACAAAGTGTTTACCCCTGTAATGGCCGTAAAAGGCAATCCCGATAACTCTTTGACAAACCCTTTGAAATCCCTGGGATTGGTGATCAGATGAATTCTAGCGCCGATTTTCATAAAATACAGGCAGTTAGCTGTCAGGGAAAAAATATGATACAGGGGTAAAGGAGTCACAATCAGCTCTTTGCCTTCCTCCACATGCGGCCCCAACCAGGCAGATATTTGCTGTAAATTGGCCACGATATTGCCGTGAGTGAGCAATACCCCTTTGGACTCTCCCGTAGTGCCGGCCGTATATTGAATGAACGCAATATCCTCAGCACTCAAGTCCACCGCTTGTAAATTCCGGCTCGCACCTTCATCCAAAGCACGACTAAAAGAAATACTGCCGCTCAATTGAAAAGCCGGTACCATTTTCTTAATGTGTTTGACCACAAAATTCACAATAGCGGATTTGGGAAAACCCAATAAATCCCCAAGACGTGTGGTAATAACCGTTTGAACCGCTGTGTCCGGGATAACTTGCGCCAGGACATGACAAAAATTCTCTAATATGATTATGCATTTGGCACCCGAATCATTGAGCTGGTGCTTCAATTCTCTTGGGGTGTACAAAGGATTGATATTGGTCACTGTCACCCCGGCCCGCAAACAACCGAAAATGGCGATGGGGTATTGCAAAACATTGGGCATCATAATCGCCACTTTGTCGCCGCGTTTTAGCCCCAGAGACTGCAAATAAGCAGCGAAATCCTGAGTCAAACGTCCCAGTTCGGAGTAACTGATACTACGCCCCATATTGGAAAAAGCGGGACTCTCACTGAAACGCTGCGAGCTTTGCTCCAGCACCGCAACAATGGACTGGTACGCGTGAATATCCACTTCCGCAGGTATGCCGTGTGGATAGGACTTGACCCATATGGGCTCGTCAGAAGCCGGTTGTCGTTTTGTATCCATAATTATGCACCCGATTTAGTCAAACGGAGACGCCTCTACACATTTACCTCTACATACCATAAGAATAGCATTATTGGCTTTCCCATACGGAAAGCACGGCTAAACCCGTTGAGCCGTTCCCTTAAATATAGCTCAAAAAAATCAACAAGTTCCCGTCCAGAGCTCGGTGCCGTTATAGCTGCCCCAAACCCACACCACGAGATAATTTCCACACTGCCGGTTTGCAGGTACAATGGCTTTGTTTTCCAAGGTAAGACCGGTTTTTCTTGTCTGCGGATGGAGCGGAAGCGCAGACAAAACCAAGCCATCACAAAAAAATCAAAGTCACCCTGATTGATTCATGAAGAAAATCAGAGGTCTAACGATAACCGCGGAAATGTTTGATTTAAGGGGGCACTTTATGAGGCAAGCGATTGCTGTAAGCTTTACCCTGGCGGTGCTGGTGGGATGTACCAGTGACCCAGGTAACGACACCAATTCAACCGGGAAATCCGCCGGACCCAACGCACCGACATTGCAGGCCATCGGCACTAAAACCATCATTGCCGGAGACACTTTGAATTTCAGTGTCAGCGCCAGCGACTCGGCTAACCGCGCATTGGTATTGACCAGCGACGGTTCCGTGGGTAACGGTCCCGACCCGTATCTGGAAGGAGCCGGCTTTAGCAGCAACAGTGGCACGGGTAATTTTACCTGGCCAACCAACAGTGAGACCATCAGCTACGACTACCAAATCCAATTCAGTGCCACCAACTCTGCCGGTTTTAGTGACAGCGAAACTATCACTATACGGGTACAAACCAACTCTAACTTATACAACCAAGGACGTAACACATTCACCGGCAATTGCGTTGGCAGCACCTGTCACCGGGATGAAGAAAACGCCACTTCCAGAGGTTCATCGGTTCTTTGCAGTTCAGCATCGCTGATAAAAATCTGGACCGACGGTTTTAACCCTACGCTAATGCCAACCATATCGCTGAGTGCGGCTCAAGTGGAATCGGTATCGTATTATTTAAACAATGTACGTCCCAACCCCTGTTTGGGTTTATGATTTAGCAATCCTGCGGGCGCACGTTGAATAAATAGTTGGAGATAGCGGCTTCCTGGTCGGCATCAAAGTTAAACGTAGGCATACTGAGACCGGAGCCAGGTTCCGTTGCGAATTTGATCGCATCCGCT
The DNA window shown above is from Gammaproteobacteria bacterium and carries:
- a CDS encoding DUF853 domain-containing protein encodes the protein MYLGANPQIGSSVSLALPMANRHGLVAGATGTGKTVTLQTLAEGFSQAGVPVFLADVKGDLSGMALPGQAHAKISQRVEQLGLKDYRQRPFPVVFWDLFNRQGHPIRATVSDMGPALLANLLQLNDTQSGILQVIFKIADDEGLLLLDSKDLRALLSWVIENSKELKSEYGSLSSSSVAAIQRKLLALEQQGAEQFFGEPQVELRDLMQTDFSGNGVISILDATDLMQQPKLYAMFLLWLIAEMFEQLPEAGDTDKPKLVFFFDEAHLLFEDAPKELSDKIEQVVRLIRSKGVGIYFVTQSPLDIPENILGQLGNRVQHALRAFTPKDQKAVRAAAQTFRTNPKLNTETAITELGVGEALVSVLDPKGTPTPVERILICPPQSQIGPLTAEQRQQQLQKSPFKGRYDAVIDRESAYERLKQRAESTHPERQATATRPRGRPRQSVFEAMAKSAARAIGSSLGRQLVRGLLGSLLK
- a CDS encoding AMP-binding protein, translated to MDTKRQPASDEPIWVKSYPHGIPAEVDIHAYQSIVAVLEQSSQRFSESPAFSNMGRSISYSELGRLTQDFAAYLQSLGLKRGDKVAIMMPNVLQYPIAIFGCLRAGVTVTNINPLYTPRELKHQLNDSGAKCIIILENFCHVLAQVIPDTAVQTVITTRLGDLLGFPKSAIVNFVVKHIKKMVPAFQLSGSISFSRALDEGASRNLQAVDLSAEDIAFIQYTAGTTGESKGVLLTHGNIVANLQQISAWLGPHVEEGKELIVTPLPLYHIFSLTANCLYFMKIGARIHLITNPRDFKGFVKELSGLPFTAITGVNTLFNALLNTPGFAQLDFSKLKITLGGGMAVQRAVAERWKEVTGDVLVEAYGLTETSPAVCINPIDMAQYNGKIGLPIPSTECSIQDDQGNMLAPGEPGELCVRGPQVMQGYLGRPEQTAKVLKDDGWFHTGDMSTMDENGYVQILERKDDMILVSGFNVYPNEVESVIVEHPGVLEVAVIGVPDEKSGEVVKAFVVKKDPALTENQIREHCKQGLTAYKVPKQVEFIDSLPKSNVGKILRRQLR
- a CDS encoding flagellar basal body-associated FliL family protein, producing the protein MKMRFLMFALLTLICAPSFGAGGGGGNSLYLPLGSPFVVNIKDHSGIRFLQITSEARLTDPAVGDEVKHHMALIRHIMIMLFSQQTPQSIGNLEGKEKLREQTLAAVQTALQEETGKDLIENIYFTGFVVQ